From Pseudomonas sp. stari2:
GGGTCATCTTGCCCAGCGGCGTGATCGGGACGATTTCCTCGGGAATCAGTTTGGTCGGGTCAAGGATGTCGAAATCGAAGTCGTGCTCGTTTTCCTCCTCGATGACCTGTACGCCAAGTTCCCATTCCGGGTAGTCACCCATCTCGATGGCCTCCCAGAGATCGCGCCGATGGTAGTCGGTGTCTTTACCGGCCAGCTTCTGCGCCTCGTCCCACACCAGCGAGCATGTGCCGGCAGTAGGGCGCCAGTGGAATTTGACGAAGCGCGATTTGCCCTCGGCGTTGATCAGCCGGAAGGTGTGCACGCCGAAGCCCTGCATGCTGCGCAGACTTTTCGGGATGGCTCGGTCGGACATGGCCCAGATGACCATGTGTGCCGACTCAGGCACCAGCGACACGAAGTCCCAGAATGTGTCGTGGGCCGAGCCACCGGTGGGGATTTCGTTGTGTGGCTCGGGTTTCACGGCATGGACGAAGTCGGGAAACTTGATCGCGTCCTGTATGAAAAATACCGGCATGTTGTTGCCGACCAGATCGAAGTTGCCTTCGTCGGTGAAAAACTTCACGGCAAAACCACGCACGTCACGCACCGTGTCGCCGGAACCGCGAGGGCCCTGCACTGTGGAAAAGCGTACGAACACCGGGGTTTTCTTACCCGGATCCCGTAGGAATCCGGCCTTGGTCAGTGCGGAATGGTTCTCGTAGGTTTGAAAGAAACCATGTGCACCCGTGCCGCGAGCATGGACGATGCGCTCGGGAATCCGTTCATGGTCAAAGTGCGTGATTTTCTCACGCATGATGAAGTCTTCCAGCAGCGACGGCCCGCGCGGCCCGGCCTTGAGGGTGTTCTGGTTGTCCGCGACCTTCACGCCCTGATTGGTGCGCAGGGCCTGGCCGGTGGCGTCGGAACGAAATTTTTCCAGGCTATCTAGTTTGGCGTTGGTATTGGCGCGATCCGGGGTGTCGGTGCCGGCCAGCTGGGTTTTGTCTGTGGCAGTTTTTTTCGTACTCATCAGTCGTGAACTCCTGTTTGCCCCGGCGTTGCGCCGGGACGCTTGAGTGGCTCCCGGGCACGGCACCCAGGGTTTTGAAGTCGCTTACCTAGTGACTGACGAGGAATTTGGGCGTTCCTTTTTTATGACCTTTGATCTTGTTATTGCCAAATCGAAGGTTAATTGCGAAATAAATGCTAAGAACCTCTATACGGACAGGCTAAAATGCGCGCCCGGCTAACCGCTGATCCTTTTCCAACGCGCCCCACAAGGTTCGCTACGTGATCGAGTTTCAAAACGTCCATAAGACTTACCGCGTCGCCGGTAAGGACATCACCGCGCTGCATCCGACCAGTCTCTCCATCGAGAACGGTCAGGTGTTCGGCCTGATTGGCCATTCCGGCGCGGGAAAAAGTACCCTGCTGCGTCTGATCAATCGCCTGGAAGATTCCAGTGGCGGCAAGATCATCGTCGACGGCGAAGAAGTCACCGCGCTGGACGCCAACGGCCTGCGCCGTTTTCGTCAGCAGGTCGGGATGATCTTCCAGCACTTCAACCTGCTGGCGTCCAAGACCGTGGCCGACAACGTTGCGCTGCCGCTGACCCTGGCCGGTGAACTGTCCCGCGCCGAAATCGATCAGCGTGTGGCCGAATTGCTGGCGCGGGTCGGCCTGTCCGATCACGCCAGGAAGTATCCGGCTCAGTTGTCCGGTGGCCAGAAGCAGCGCGTCGGCATCGCCCGCGCCCTGGCGACCAAGCCGAAAATCCTGCTGTGCGACGAAGCCACCAGCGCTCTCGATCCACAGACCACCGCTTCGGTCCTGCAACTGCTGGCCGAGATCAACCGCGAGCTGAAACTGACCATCGTGCTGATCACCCACGAGATGGACGTGATCCGCCGTGTCTGCGATCAGGTGGCGGTGATGGATGCCGGCGTGATCGTCGAGCAAGGCTCGGTGGCCGAGGTGTTCCTGCATCCGAAGCACCCGACCACCAAGCGTTTCGTCCAGGAAGACGAGCAGATCGACGAAAGCGAGCAGCGCGATGACTTCGCTCACGTGCCGGGCCGCATCGTACGTCTGACCTTCCAGGGCGAAGCGACCTACGCGCCGTTGCTCGGAACCGTCGCCCGGGAAACCGGCGTGGACTACAGCATCCTGGCCGGTCGCATCGACCGCATCAAAGATATTCCTTACGGGCAATTGACCCTCGCCGTCACCGGTGGCGACATGGACGCGGCGTTCGCCCGCTTCACCGCCGCTGACGTTCACATGGAGGTGTTGCGCTAATGGCAGACCTGATGAGTTTCTTCACCAATATCGACTGGTACGAAATCTGGCTGGCCACCGGCGACACCATGATGATGCTCGGCGGTTCGCTGCTGTTCACGGTCCTGCTAGGTCTGCCGCTGGGCGTGCTGCTGTTTCTGTGTAGCCCGCGTCAGTTACTCGAAGCCAAAGGTGTTTATGCCTTGCTGTCGCTGGTGGTGAACATCCTGCGTTCGCTGCCGTTCATCATTCTGTTGATCGTGATGATCCCGTTCACCGTGCTGATCACTGGCACCTCGCTGGGCGTGGCCGGTGCGATTCCGCCGCTGGTCGTGGGTGCAACGCCGTTCTTCGCGCGGCTGGTGGAAACCGCCCTGCGTGAAGTCGATCGCGGCATCATCGAAGCGACCCAGTCCATGGGCGCGACCACTCGGCAGATCATCATGAACGCCTTGCTGCCGGAGGCCCGTCCGGGCATCTTCGCGGCGATTACGGTGACGGCGATTACATTGGTTTCCTACACGGCGATGGCCGGTGTGGTTGGCGCTGGTGGCCTGGGTGACCTGGCGATCCGTTTCGGCTACCAACGTTTCCAGACCGATGTGATGATCGTCACCGTGGTGTTGCTGCTGATTCTGGTGCAAGTGCTGCAAATGGTTGGCGACCGACTGGTCGTTCATTTCTCGCGCAAATAACCGGTTTTGTAATGACATGAGCCGGCCATTCGCTGGCAGGCGCCAGACGGGCGCCGTAAAAAGGAGTTAGCTGAATGAAAAAACTGATCGCTGCTTTCGCTGCCGTAGCCGCTTTTTCGGCCCACGCTGAAACCCTGACCGTTGCTGCCACCCCGGTGCCGCACGCGGAAATCCTCGAATTCGTGAAGCCGGCACTGGCCAAAGAAGGCGTGGATCTGAAGGTCAAGGTCTTCACCGACTACATCCAGCCGAACGTGCAGGTGGCCGAGAAGCGTCTGGACGCCAACTTCTTCCAGCACCAGCCGTACCTCGATGAGTTCAACAAGGCCAAGGGCACCAGCCTGGTGGCCGTGACCGGTGTGCACCTGGAGCCGCTGGGCGCTTACTCCAGCAAGTTCAAGAAGCTTGACGAGCTGCCAGGCGGCGCCAACGTGGTGATCCCGAACGACGCCACCAACGGCGGCCGTGCGCTGTTGCTGCTGGCCAAGGCTGGCGTGATCACCCTGAAGGATCCGACCAACATCCTGTCGACCGTCAAGGACATCGCCCAGAACCCGAAAGACCTGAAAATCCGTGAACTGGAAGCCGCGACCATCCCGCGCGTGCTGACCCAGGTCGACCTGGCGCTGATCAACACCAACTACGCGCTCGAAGCCAAGCTCGATCCGTCCAAGGACGCGTTGGTCATCGAAGGCAACGATTCGCCGTACGTGAACATCCTGGTGTCCCGCGCGGACAACAAGGACAGCGATGCGATGAAGAAACTGGCCGCTGCACTGCACAGCCCGGAAGTGAAGAAATTCATTACCGAGAAGTACAAAGGCGCGGTGTTGCCGGCGTTCTGATCCCGGCTTACAGGCATAAAAAACCGCAGCTAAGGCTGCGGTTTTTTTTGGTCCGGGTTTTTACTTGCGGTTCAGCATCACCGGCAACTGCGCCACCAGCTTGGCATTGTTCAACGGCGCACGAATGAACCCGCGCTGCGTTCCGTCCGGCCCGATCACCGCCAGATTCCCGCTGTGATCCACCGTGTAATTCGGCTTGCTGGTGTCCGCTGGAATGAACGGAATGCTCACTGCGTTGGCGACCTTCTGCAGCTCCTCGATCGATTTCGGCGTCAGGCCGATGAACTGCGGATCGAAGTAGCCCAAGTACTGCTTCAACTGCGCAGGGTTGTCGCGGTTCGGGTCGACGCTGACCAGTACGATCTGCAACTTGTCCACTGCATCCTTCGGCAGTTCGCTCTTGATCTGGCGCAGTTGGGCGAGGGTGGTCGGGCAGATGTCCGGGCAGAAGGTGTAGCCGAAGAACAGCAGGCTCCACTTACCCTTGAGCTCGTTGACCGTGACTGGCTGGCCGTCCTGATTGGTCATCGTCACGTCCGGCAGGTTGCGGCTCTGCGGCAGTAGGATGATGCCGGCGTCGATCAGCGCGGTCGGGTCGCCCTGACCCTTGCCGCTCAGCACTTTGTTGACGGTCAGGCCGAGGATCAGCGCGATCACGGCCACGAGGATGAAGACGGTTTTCTGGGTTCGAGTCATAGGTTCAACAGTAAGTAGTGGTCTACGAGCAGGGCGATGAACAGCAGAAACAAGTACCAGATAGAGTACTTGAAGGTGTTGATCGCCGCGTGCGGCCGAGTGCCACGGTACAGCACCACGGCCCATTGCAGAAACCGCGCGCCCAGCCCGAGGGCACAGATCAGATACAGCGCGCCGCTCATATGGATCACGTACGGCAACAGGCTGACCGCCAGCAGCGCGAAGGTGTACAGCAGAATGTGCACCTTGGTGTAGTGCTCGCCGTGGGTGACCGGCAACATCGGGATGTCGGCCTTGGCGTATTCCTCCTTGCGGTGGATCGCCAGCGCCCAGAAGTGCGGCGGGGTCCAGGCGAAGATGATCAACACCAGCAGCAACGGTTCGGCGCTGACGTGGCCGGTGGCGGCGGTCCAGCCAAGCAGCGGCGGTGCGGCGCCGGCCAGACCGCCGATGACGATGTTCTGTGGCGTCGCGCGTTTGAGGAAACCGGTGTAGATCACCGCGTAGCCGAGCAGCGAGGCCAGGGTCAGCCAGGCGGTCAGCGGATTGGTGAAGGTCAGCAGCAAGGCCTGACCAAGCAGCGCCAATACCAGCGCAAAGGTCAGCGCCGCCGTGGGCGAAACCCGGCCCTCGGCCAGCGGCCGTTTGTGGGTGCGCGCCATGACCGCGTCGATGCGCCGATCCACCACATGATTGACCGCCGCCGCACCACCGGCACACAACGCGATCCCCAGATTGCCGAACACCAGCACCGTCCACGGCACCCCGGCGCGGGTCGCGAGGAACATGCCGACCAGCGAGGTGATGAGCATCAGCACCACGACTTTCGGTTTGGTCAGCTCCAGATAGTCTCGCCACAACGCCTGCGCGGGACGTTCGCCGATCAGAATCGCCATGGCGTCTCTCCTTTTATTGTGATGGGCGCCGCCGACTGTTTACGCGGGCTCAGACGCCAGCCCACGAGCATCGGCTGCTTGACCCGAACCAGACTGGTCCGCGCGTGATAGTTGACCAGCACCATGGTCAGCAAAAGCGCTGCGCCGCCGGCGTTGTGCGCCACGGCCACCGGCAGTGGCAGATGAAACAGCACGTTGCTGATTCCGAGGGTGATTTGCGCAGCGAGGGCGATCAGCACCAGCCCGGCCAGTCGCGTCATGCCCACGCCTTTCAGTTGCCACGCCAGACCAAGCAGAACAATCGTCACCAGCAGAGCGCCGATGCGGTGGGTCAGGTGAATCGCCGTGCGCGCATCGCTGTCGAGTTGCCCGCCGAGGTAGTTGGGGCCGATGTGTTGGGTCAGGTGAAAGCCGTTGGCGAAATCCGCCGGCGGCAGCCATTGGCCGTGGCAGGTCGGGAAGTCGATGCAGGCCACCGCCGCATAGTTGGAACTGACCCAGCCGCCGAGGGCAATCTGGCCGATCACCAGCAGCAATCCGGCGGTGGCCCAATATTGCAGACGCTTGGGCACAGTCAGCGCCGGCAGCACGCCGGACAGTCTCAATGTCAGCAGAAACAGCAGACTCAAGGTCGCGAAGCCACCGAGCAAATGCCCGGTCACCACTTGCGGCCAGAGCTTGAGCGTCACCGTCCACATGCCGAACGCGGCCTGGGCGAACACCACCGCCAGCAGAAACAGCGGCAGTTTCAGCGGTTGCCCCGGATGACGGCGGTTAACCCACGCGCGACCAGCCAGAATCGAGATCAGCATGCCCAGGGTGCCGGCGAAGTAGCGGTGGATCATCTCGTTCCAGCCTTTGTGCGCCTCCACTGGCGAGTCGGGGTAATGCAGTTCGGCATGGGCCAGTTGGGCTTCGCTTTTCGGCACGCTGATGAACCCGTAGCAGCCGGGCCAGTCTGGACAGCCGAGGCCGGCGTGGGTCAGGCGGGTATAGGCGCCGAGCAGCACCACGATCAGTGCCAGCAGGGTGGCAAATAGCGCGAGGCGAAATCCAGGTTTGGCCATGACGATGCCCTTATCCGATGTTCGACAGTTTCAGCAGGTGACGCAGGTCGTTGAGCAGATCCTTGCCCTTCACACTCGGGTCGTAGCGCAGCACGAGATTGCCGTGGGGATCGATGATCCAGAGCTGCGGCGTGGCCTTGTCGCCGGTGACCTTGCTGAATGCGGCGGCGTCCAGCGGATAGCGTTGCAGTTGTGGATATTCGCGGGTCAGCTTGGCTTCGTAGTCGGCCGTCAGCGGTTGCGCGGCGGCGAGGGCATGGCTGGCGCGGCCGGCATCGCGGCCGAGGCCGATCTGGATCTGCCGCGCCAGGTACACCAGTTGCTGGCAGTCCACCGCGCAGTCCT
This genomic window contains:
- a CDS encoding methionine ABC transporter permease codes for the protein MADLMSFFTNIDWYEIWLATGDTMMMLGGSLLFTVLLGLPLGVLLFLCSPRQLLEAKGVYALLSLVVNILRSLPFIILLIVMIPFTVLITGTSLGVAGAIPPLVVGATPFFARLVETALREVDRGIIEATQSMGATTRQIIMNALLPEARPGIFAAITVTAITLVSYTAMAGVVGAGGLGDLAIRFGYQRFQTDVMIVTVVLLLILVQVLQMVGDRLVVHFSRK
- a CDS encoding SCO family protein; amino-acid sequence: MTRTQKTVFILVAVIALILGLTVNKVLSGKGQGDPTALIDAGIILLPQSRNLPDVTMTNQDGQPVTVNELKGKWSLLFFGYTFCPDICPTTLAQLRQIKSELPKDAVDKLQIVLVSVDPNRDNPAQLKQYLGYFDPQFIGLTPKSIEELQKVANAVSIPFIPADTSKPNYTVDHSGNLAVIGPDGTQRGFIRAPLNNAKLVAQLPVMLNRK
- a CDS encoding MetQ/NlpA family ABC transporter substrate-binding protein, encoding MKKLIAAFAAVAAFSAHAETLTVAATPVPHAEILEFVKPALAKEGVDLKVKVFTDYIQPNVQVAEKRLDANFFQHQPYLDEFNKAKGTSLVAVTGVHLEPLGAYSSKFKKLDELPGGANVVIPNDATNGGRALLLLAKAGVITLKDPTNILSTVKDIAQNPKDLKIRELEAATIPRVLTQVDLALINTNYALEAKLDPSKDALVIEGNDSPYVNILVSRADNKDSDAMKKLAAALHSPEVKKFITEKYKGAVLPAF
- the cyoE gene encoding heme o synthase, whose product is MAILIGERPAQALWRDYLELTKPKVVVLMLITSLVGMFLATRAGVPWTVLVFGNLGIALCAGGAAAVNHVVDRRIDAVMARTHKRPLAEGRVSPTAALTFALVLALLGQALLLTFTNPLTAWLTLASLLGYAVIYTGFLKRATPQNIVIGGLAGAAPPLLGWTAATGHVSAEPLLLVLIIFAWTPPHFWALAIHRKEEYAKADIPMLPVTHGEHYTKVHILLYTFALLAVSLLPYVIHMSGALYLICALGLGARFLQWAVVLYRGTRPHAAINTFKYSIWYLFLLFIALLVDHYLLLNL
- a CDS encoding methionine ABC transporter ATP-binding protein, producing MIEFQNVHKTYRVAGKDITALHPTSLSIENGQVFGLIGHSGAGKSTLLRLINRLEDSSGGKIIVDGEEVTALDANGLRRFRQQVGMIFQHFNLLASKTVADNVALPLTLAGELSRAEIDQRVAELLARVGLSDHARKYPAQLSGGQKQRVGIARALATKPKILLCDEATSALDPQTTASVLQLLAEINRELKLTIVLITHEMDVIRRVCDQVAVMDAGVIVEQGSVAEVFLHPKHPTTKRFVQEDEQIDESEQRDDFAHVPGRIVRLTFQGEATYAPLLGTVARETGVDYSILAGRIDRIKDIPYGQLTLAVTGGDMDAAFARFTAADVHMEVLR
- a CDS encoding heme A synthase codes for the protein MAKPGFRLALFATLLALIVVLLGAYTRLTHAGLGCPDWPGCYGFISVPKSEAQLAHAELHYPDSPVEAHKGWNEMIHRYFAGTLGMLISILAGRAWVNRRHPGQPLKLPLFLLAVVFAQAAFGMWTVTLKLWPQVVTGHLLGGFATLSLLFLLTLRLSGVLPALTVPKRLQYWATAGLLLVIGQIALGGWVSSNYAAVACIDFPTCHGQWLPPADFANGFHLTQHIGPNYLGGQLDSDARTAIHLTHRIGALLVTIVLLGLAWQLKGVGMTRLAGLVLIALAAQITLGISNVLFHLPLPVAVAHNAGGAALLLTMVLVNYHARTSLVRVKQPMLVGWRLSPRKQSAAPITIKGETPWRF